The Pseudomonas sp. LFM046 region CCATCAGCGCCGTGCCCACGTCGGCGCCGAGCATGATGGCCAAGGCCGGGGCCAGCAGCATCAGGCCCTGGGCGACGAAGGAGCCCACCAGCAGCGCCGTGGCATTGCTGCTCTGCACCAGGGCGGTGACGCCGATGCCGGCGGCGAAGGCCAGGGGCGGTCGGCGGATGCTGCGGCTGAGCAGGCGGCGCAGGTTGGCGCCGTACACGCGGAGGACGCCGGTCCGCACGATGTGCGTGCCCCAGATGAGCATGGCGACGGCCGAGAGGAGATTGAGCAGCGTCAGCATGGTGGCCCTCCTGGCGATCTCGAAGGCCGCTGTGCCCAAGCACGGGATACAGCGGTGAAGTCAGGCGAGTGGAAACGGGACTGTCATCGTTAGACCGTCGTGGCCTGGCCTGGTCTCCGGGAAGCGTCCGACTCGCTTGGCGCCTACCTCGTATTAAAGACCGTCATCGCCGATCCTGCCCGTTACCGATCAACGGTTTGGCGGGGAATCTTGAGGTGGTTTGTGGGAGATATGGATACGCGCTTGTGGATAAGCAGGGGGCAATAAAAAACGGGGCCATTCGGCCCCGTTCTTCATGGCTGCGGTTTACTGCCCAGGAATGTCCTTGCGCAGTTTCACCGGGTCTTCCTTGCGGCCGCGGGCGGTGCGGGCGCGGATGTTGAGCGCTTCCACGGCCAGGGAGAAGGCCATGGCGAAGTAGACGTAGCCCTTCGGCACGTGGACTTCGAAGGATTCGGCGATCAGCACGGTACCCACCACCACCAGGAAGGACAGGGCCAGCATCTTCAGGCTCGGGTGGCGATCGATGAAGGCGCTGATGGTGCCGGCGGCCATCATCATCACCAGCACGGCGACGATGATCGCGGCGACCATCACCGGCACGTTGGAGACCATGCCGACGGCCGTGATCACCGAGTCCAGGGAGAACACGATGTCGATGATGGCGATCTGGATGATGGTGCCGATGAAGTTGCGCGCCGCACCGGATGCCGGCTGCTCGTCGGTTTCGTCTTCGCCTTCCAGGCTGTGGTACATCTCGGTGCTGCTCTTCCACAGCAGGAACAGGCCGCCGAAGAAGAGGATCAGGTCACGGCCGGAGATGCCCTGGTCGAACACATGGAACAGGTCGTTGGTGAGCCGCATGATCCAGGTGATGGACAGCAGCAGCGCGATTCGGGTGACCATCGCCAGCGCGAGGCCGAAGAAGCGGGTGCGCGCCTGCATGTGCGGCGGCATGCGGCCCACGAGAATGGCGATCATGATGATGTTGTCGATGCCGAGGACGATCTCCAGGGCGGTCAGGGTGAAGAAGGCGACCCAGATTTCCGGGCTGGTCAGCCATTCCATGATGCGTTGGTCCTCACGAGGTTCTTGGTCTAGGGATTGGGCACGATCAAGCCGGAAACAGCTTACGCAGTTTCCGGCTTGATCGAGGTGTCATTCAGCGACTTCTGTAGCTGTCAGTGCGACCCGAAGAGCGGGAACACACCCAGCAGCAAGGCGGCGAGGAGGATACACAGACAAATCATCACCGCCCACTTCAACGTGAAGCGCTGGTGGTCGCCGAACTCCACCTTGGCCAGGCCCACGAGCAGGTAGGTGGAGGGCACCAGCGGACTCAGCAGATGCACCGGCTGGCCTACGATAGACGCCCGCGCCATCTCCACCGGGCTGATGCCGTAATGGCCTGCGGCCTCGGCCAGAACCGGTAATACGCCGTAATAAAATGCGTCGTTGGACATGAAGAAGGTGAACGGCATGCTCACCACCGCCGTGATCACGGCCATGTACGGACCCATGGACGGCGGAATCACCGCCAGCAGGCTCTTGGACATGGCTTCCACCATGCCGGTACCGGACAGGATGCCGGTGAAGATGCCGGCGGCGAAGATCAGGCCCACTACCGCCAGCACGTTGCCGGCATGGGCGGCGACCCGTTCCTTCTGCTGCTGCAGGCAGGGGTAGTTGATGATCATGGCCAGGCTGAAGGCGATCATGAACAGCACCGGCAGCGGCAGCAGGCCGGCGATCAGGGTCACCATCAGGGCGGCGGTCAGTGCGCCGTTCACCCAGATCAGCTTCGGGCGGCGGGCCTCCGGGAACTGCGAAACACTGATCTCGTCATGGTTGATCTGCTCGTCGGGCAGGTGCAGCACGCCGAGGCGCGCGCGTTCGCGCTTGCCATAGGCCCAGGCGAGGCCGAACAGGGCGATGGCACCGACGATCATCGCCGGGATCATCGGTACGAAGATGTCCGACGGGTCGACGTGCAGGGCGCTGGCGGCGCGGGCGGTGGGGCCGCCCCAGGGGGTCATGTTCATGATGCCGCCGGCCAGGATGATCAGGCCGGCCATGATCAGCGGGCTCATGCCCAGGCGGCTGTATAGCGGCAGCAGGGCGGCGACGCAGATCATGTAGGTGGTGGCGCCGTCACCGTCGAGGGAGACGATCAGAGCCAGGGCCGCGGTGCCCACCGAGACTTTCAGCGGGTCACCCTTCACCAGCTTGAGGATCCTGCGCACGGCCGGGTCGAACAGACCGGAGTCGATCATCATGGCGAAGTAGAGGATGGCGAACATCAGCATTACGCCGGTGGGGGCGAGCTTGCCGATGCCTTCGAGCATCATCGGGCCGATGCCCGCGGCGAAACCGCCGATCAGGGCGAAGGCGATGGGGACGATGATCAGAGCGATCAGGGCAGACAGGCGCTTGGTCATGATCAGGTACATGAAGCAGATGACCATGGCGAAGCCGAGCAGAGTCAGCATGGCGGTTCTCCGGACGTGATTCGGGTAGGGCGAAGGGCGATCAGCGCTGGGCCGAAGGCGTACGGAGAGCGGACGGAGCGGTGCCGGGATGGCAGCAGGAATGGAACATGACGATCACCAATCTTGTTGTTGTCGGATTGCCGGTCTGGTGCCGGCAGTGGGGCGGATGCTAAGGCGCCAACCTTTCAGCGAGCTTTCGGCGGTGATCGGGGCCGATTTCGCGGGGATTTGTCGACGAACGGCGACCGGGCGGTCGCCGTTTCAGGGAGTGACGGCGCGCATGACCAGCAGCAGGCTGCCGGCGGCGAGCAGGGTCTGCAGGGTGATGATGCCGGCCATCAGGTGGCTGTCGCCGCCGAGCTGGCGGGTCAGCACATAGGCCGTAGGCGCCGTGGGTAGGGCGAAGAAGAGCACGAGGATGCTGCTTTCCATGGCCGGCAGACCCAGCACCCGGGTCACGGCGAAAGCCAGGGCGGGCATGGCCAGCAGGCGCAGGGCGCAGTTCCAGGCCAGCGCCGGCACTTCGCCGGCCAGCTCCTGCGGCCGCAGCGCCGCACCGACGCAGAGCAGGCCCAGCGGGAGGCTGGCCACCGCCAGCAGGTTGAGCAGGCGATCGGTTCCGCCGGGCAGGCCGAAGCCGGCGACGTTCACCAGCGCGCCGCCCAGGCAGGCGAGGATCAGCGGGTTCTTCGCAATGGGCACCAGCAGCCCGCGCAGGCTCACGCCGCGTTCAGCGGTCAGCGCCCAGACCGACATCAGGTTCACCGTCGGCACCATCAGCGCCAGCATCAGCGCGGCCATCGCCAGTCCGTCCTTGCCATAGAGGCTGCCGATGGCGGCCAGGCCCAGGTAGGTGTTGAAGCGCAGGATGCCCTGCGTGATGGCGCCGAAGCGCGCCGCCGGCCAGCCGAGCAGGCGTCGCGCCAGCAACAGCGCCGCCCAGCCGATGCCGAGCCCGAGGAACACCGCCATGGCCAGCCGGGGCAGGGCGGGGTTGTCCAGGGGCGCGGTGGCCAGGCTGCTGAACAGCAGGGCGGGGAACAGGATGAAGTAATTCAGGCGTTCGGCAGAGGGCCAGAAGGCCTCACCGGGGAAGTCCCAACGGCGCAGCAGATAGCCGCCGACGATCAGCGCGAAGAGGGGCCAGAGGGCCTGGAAGAGGGTGAGCACGGCGACATCCAGTCAGCGGGAAGCCAACATCTTGGTGATCCCGCCGACCCTGCGCAACCGCCTGCTAGGGTGAAATCAGACCCGTCCAGGAGATCAACATGGCCGAACTCCTCACCGGCGGCTGCCACTGCGGGCAGCTGCGTTACACCGTCGAGGCGCCTCTGACGGACGTCGCCCATTGCCACTGCTCCATTTGCCGACGCACCAGCGGCGGCATCGTCACCACCTGGGCGACGGTGCCCCTGGCGAGCTTCCGCTGGAGCGCCGGTACGCCGGCCGAATACGCCTCGTCGAGCGAGGCCGTGCGTTACTTCTGCTCCCGTTGCGGCAGCCAGCTGGCGTTCTTCACCCAGCTCGCCCCGGACAGCCTGGATATCACGGTGGCGACCCTGGACCAGCCGGAGAACGTCCCGGCGGACCGGCATATCTGGGTGAAGAGCCGTCTTCCCTGGCTGCATCTGGATCCCCAATTGCCGGAGGAGGATGAGGAGACGCTCTGAGGGGGAAGCGGCGGACCTCGCGTAGGTTGGGTAGCGCTCCGCGAAACCCGACGGCCCCGAGTGCGGAATCGTTGGTGCACCCACCTACGGAGCGCACATTGCGTGCTTTACGGAAGGACTAGCCCGCCCGCGTCCTTGTGCAGCTGGCGCAGGTGTTTGCCGATCTGCTTGAGGTTGGCTTCGGTGCCGTTCAGCTCGGCCAGGCGCTGGGGTTCCAGCAGGCTGCGCACTTCGCGGTCGAGGTCGTCGCTGAGCTTGCGCATGGTCTGCTGGCGACTGCTGCTTTCGGCTTCCAGCTGCTGCCATTCGGCGCTCTGGGGCAGGCCGTAGCCGCCCTGCAGCAGCTCTGCTGGGCGGCTGAGGAAGCCGCTGTTAGCGAGCATCTGTTCAAGGGTGCCGCCGGCCTTGGCGAAGCGGGTCTGGCCGGCCTGTTCCCGTGAGCTCAGGTAGTTGCGCTTGAGTTCGTCCTGGGCCAGCAGCAACTGGCGGCGCTGGGCGGCCTGTTCCAGCAGGAGCAGGGCGGCGCTGGCGCGCAAGTCGGCTTTTGCGAACCAGGGGCGGCGCTGCTCGGCGGAAAGCTGCAGCCAGTCCTCCACCTCGTCCTGGGGCACGTTCAGGCGTTCCCGGAGGATCTTGAACATGGCCTGGTAGCGGTCGCGGAAGGAGTCGAAGCGGTAGCCCAGGCGCAGGGCTTCCCTGGGATCGTCCAGGGGCGTGTGGTCGGCGATGCCACGGCCCTCCAGCAGCTTGAGCAGGCCATTGGGCATGATGCTGTCGAGGTCGCGCAGGGCCGGGTGGTCGGTGCCGCTGCGTAGCAGCTTGAGGGTTTCCACCGCGCAATTGTTGGAGAGGAACCAGTAATCGCCGTCGTAGCTCCAGTGTATTTCGGCGGCGTGTTGCACCAGGGCCTCCACCTCGTCGCGGTTGAGTCTGAGGGGCACCGAGGCGAGGCTGCGCAGTTCCACCTTGGTGTATTCCTCGATCACCTGGTGCAGGGGCAGCACGAACAGGCGCGACGGGTAGGCGCCGGTGAGGCCGTCCCAGCTGGACAGCTGCACGTCGCCGACGAAGGCGCGGTAGGAGAGCACCAGGTGCTGGTCGAGGTCGAGGCGGCAGTCCGGCCCGCGCGGGCGGCCGGGTGCGCAGATCACCAGGCGCAGCATGCTGTGGCCCCAGCGGCTGACCCAGTTCTGGTTGGCTTCGGCGAACAGGTAATCCACCTCGTAGACCCGCTCGGGGTCTAGCTTGCCCAGGGGCTGCTTGCCGAAGTCGCTTCCGGCATTGAGGTAGGGATAGCCGTCGACGCAGCTGGCGCGCTCGGCCGGAGCCCAGCCGAAATGCTCGCGGAAGTAGCGGTACAGCGTCGGGCGGCGGCAGGCGTAGGCCGGATCAAGGAGGAAGTACTCCATGTTCACCGCGACGAATTCGCGGGAATTGCTCAGCTCGTAGCTATCCGGGCTGCGGGCCACCTGATGGTTTTCCGCTTCGCGCTGGCCGCGCTTGCCAACCGCCTGCGGCCAGCCGGCAAGGTCCAGCAGACGCGGGTCGTCGCTCAGGGTGAAGCGCCGCTCGGTCTGGCCCCGGCAGTCGCCGGGCAGGCCCACCAGGCCGTTGCTGGCGGACTGGTTGCGGCAGCGGAACTGTTGCGTCCGCTCGGTGGCGGACCAGAGCCGGGCGCGGTCATAGATATGGGTCAGCTCATGGAGCACGGTGGCCAGCATTTCGCGGCGCACCGTGCCGTGGACGCGGGTGGTCTTCTGTGTCGCCGCGCTGCCATCGGTCAAGCCGGCCAGCAGGTTGCGATTCAGCACCAGGGCGTCGAAGCGGGTGGCACGGCCATAGCCGTTCTCCGGCAGATCATCGCTCCAGCTGACTTCCACCTCGCGGTCCAGGCGCTGGATGAAGGCAGGCGGCAGGGCCGCGCGGGCCTCGTCCAGCAATTGTTGACTGGCCTCGCGCTGGGGCTGGGTCAGGCCTTCGTCATCCAGCACCAGGCGCAGGTCCGCCTGGGCGCCGCCGGCAATCAGCAGGCCGGCCAGGCAGAACAGACGCAGCAAGGTGTTCAGGGGCAGGTGCTCGCGGGATCAGAGGGCGAGGATGGTTTCCGCCAGGGCCTGGTCGCTGGCGTCGCGGGCCTCCGGGAATTGCTCGCGCAGGGCGCCGAACGCGGCTTCCAGCTGGGCGCCACGGATCTCGCCGGCGCTGGCCACGAAGCTGGCGGCGTCGTCGCGGGCGGCCATCACCACTTTCATGTCACGGATGGAGGTGGTGGTG contains the following coding sequences:
- a CDS encoding TerC family protein, which codes for MEWLTSPEIWVAFFTLTALEIVLGIDNIIMIAILVGRMPPHMQARTRFFGLALAMVTRIALLLSITWIMRLTNDLFHVFDQGISGRDLILFFGGLFLLWKSSTEMYHSLEGEDETDEQPASGAARNFIGTIIQIAIIDIVFSLDSVITAVGMVSNVPVMVAAIIVAVLVMMMAAGTISAFIDRHPSLKMLALSFLVVVGTVLIAESFEVHVPKGYVYFAMAFSLAVEALNIRARTARGRKEDPVKLRKDIPGQ
- a CDS encoding CitMHS family transporter, whose protein sequence is MLTLLGFAMVICFMYLIMTKRLSALIALIIVPIAFALIGGFAAGIGPMMLEGIGKLAPTGVMLMFAILYFAMMIDSGLFDPAVRRILKLVKGDPLKVSVGTAALALIVSLDGDGATTYMICVAALLPLYSRLGMSPLIMAGLIILAGGIMNMTPWGGPTARAASALHVDPSDIFVPMIPAMIVGAIALFGLAWAYGKRERARLGVLHLPDEQINHDEISVSQFPEARRPKLIWVNGALTAALMVTLIAGLLPLPVLFMIAFSLAMIINYPCLQQQKERVAAHAGNVLAVVGLIFAAGIFTGILSGTGMVEAMSKSLLAVIPPSMGPYMAVITAVVSMPFTFFMSNDAFYYGVLPVLAEAAGHYGISPVEMARASIVGQPVHLLSPLVPSTYLLVGLAKVEFGDHQRFTLKWAVMICLCILLAALLLGVFPLFGSH
- a CDS encoding AEC family transporter, translating into MDVAVLTLFQALWPLFALIVGGYLLRRWDFPGEAFWPSAERLNYFILFPALLFSSLATAPLDNPALPRLAMAVFLGLGIGWAALLLARRLLGWPAARFGAITQGILRFNTYLGLAAIGSLYGKDGLAMAALMLALMVPTVNLMSVWALTAERGVSLRGLLVPIAKNPLILACLGGALVNVAGFGLPGGTDRLLNLLAVASLPLGLLCVGAALRPQELAGEVPALAWNCALRLLAMPALAFAVTRVLGLPAMESSILVLFFALPTAPTAYVLTRQLGGDSHLMAGIITLQTLLAAGSLLLVMRAVTP
- a CDS encoding GFA family protein, encoding MAELLTGGCHCGQLRYTVEAPLTDVAHCHCSICRRTSGGIVTTWATVPLASFRWSAGTPAEYASSSEAVRYFCSRCGSQLAFFTQLAPDSLDITVATLDQPENVPADRHIWVKSRLPWLHLDPQLPEEDEETL
- a CDS encoding DUF4105 domain-containing protein, giving the protein MNTLLRLFCLAGLLIAGGAQADLRLVLDDEGLTQPQREASQQLLDEARAALPPAFIQRLDREVEVSWSDDLPENGYGRATRFDALVLNRNLLAGLTDGSAATQKTTRVHGTVRREMLATVLHELTHIYDRARLWSATERTQQFRCRNQSASNGLVGLPGDCRGQTERRFTLSDDPRLLDLAGWPQAVGKRGQREAENHQVARSPDSYELSNSREFVAVNMEYFLLDPAYACRRPTLYRYFREHFGWAPAERASCVDGYPYLNAGSDFGKQPLGKLDPERVYEVDYLFAEANQNWVSRWGHSMLRLVICAPGRPRGPDCRLDLDQHLVLSYRAFVGDVQLSSWDGLTGAYPSRLFVLPLHQVIEEYTKVELRSLASVPLRLNRDEVEALVQHAAEIHWSYDGDYWFLSNNCAVETLKLLRSGTDHPALRDLDSIMPNGLLKLLEGRGIADHTPLDDPREALRLGYRFDSFRDRYQAMFKILRERLNVPQDEVEDWLQLSAEQRRPWFAKADLRASAALLLLEQAAQRRQLLLAQDELKRNYLSSREQAGQTRFAKAGGTLEQMLANSGFLSRPAELLQGGYGLPQSAEWQQLEAESSSRQQTMRKLSDDLDREVRSLLEPQRLAELNGTEANLKQIGKHLRQLHKDAGGLVLP
- a CDS encoding DUF2388 domain-containing protein; the protein is MRRTLSVAAIALSFFAGATQAQTLEATSNIIVRALDRTLDFTSDTTTSIRDMKVVMAARDDAASFVASAGEIRGAQLEAAFGALREQFPEARDASDQALAETILAL